The following coding sequences are from one Nonlabens arenilitoris window:
- a CDS encoding amidohydrolase family protein: MAKKLRINGHSHLLPYPEEIPDFMREKGIFWVDPERKNMLQKDWSRPVTDSSFFLNEKLEWMDKYKIDHAVILNLSQLYGNGLRLEEMKQALRFQNDFNAKVQHDHPSKFTSGFVVHPGFVRGALWEIERCVKVLGMKLLCLPTHYMDTIGTWRCIFDEENEPIFELASELNLAVEIHPYDGEKFIKLQNTSWRFHLIWMLAQCADAYHFLTLNGYAFKYPGMRICFAHGGQLAQMNLGRRIQGFDGRPDLFEGKTHPRKSVGHPNIFFDTLVHDTGSLKLLVENQGAKQVLMGLDDPYPLGEMDSEKQSSYPGKILDLAMDRKIITQDDYDGMWDEHVVRWLFGDNEVAKKDFYNRLMSKS, from the coding sequence ATGGCAAAAAAACTACGCATTAACGGTCACTCGCATTTACTTCCATATCCAGAGGAAATTCCAGATTTCATGAGAGAAAAAGGAATTTTTTGGGTAGATCCAGAGCGCAAGAATATGTTGCAAAAGGACTGGTCACGACCTGTTACAGATTCAAGCTTTTTCTTAAATGAAAAGTTAGAATGGATGGATAAGTACAAGATAGACCATGCCGTTATCTTGAATTTAAGCCAACTATACGGTAACGGATTACGTCTAGAGGAAATGAAACAGGCCTTGCGATTTCAAAATGACTTTAATGCAAAGGTGCAGCATGATCATCCTTCTAAATTCACAAGTGGATTTGTAGTTCATCCTGGTTTTGTAAGAGGTGCTTTATGGGAAATAGAACGCTGTGTTAAAGTACTAGGCATGAAATTATTATGCCTACCTACTCATTATATGGATACTATTGGAACATGGAGATGTATTTTTGATGAAGAAAACGAACCCATTTTTGAATTAGCTAGTGAACTAAATCTAGCTGTAGAGATCCACCCATATGATGGAGAAAAATTCATCAAATTACAAAACACCTCATGGCGTTTTCATTTGATTTGGATGCTGGCTCAATGTGCAGATGCTTACCACTTTCTTACCTTAAATGGGTATGCATTTAAATATCCTGGTATGCGTATATGTTTTGCGCATGGTGGACAGCTAGCGCAAATGAATCTAGGCCGTAGAATTCAAGGTTTTGACGGTAGACCAGACTTATTTGAAGGTAAAACACATCCACGTAAATCAGTAGGTCATCCTAATATCTTTTTTGACACACTAGTCCATGATACAGGATCTTTAAAATTGCTTGTAGAAAATCAAGGTGCAAAACAAGTTCTTATGGGTCTAGATGATCCATATCCATTAGGAGAAATGGATAGTGAAAAACAATCTAGTTATCCTGGCAAAATATTAGACCTAGCAATGGATCGTAAAATAATCACACAAGATGATTATGATGGGATGTGGGACGAGCATGTGGTGAGATGGCTTTTTGGGGATAATGAAGTTGCAAAAAAAGATTTCTACAACAGATTAATGTCTAAATCATAA
- a CDS encoding O-methyltransferase: protein MYFLPHDLDEYIVSHSQDEPQILKDLTRETHQKVLQAIMLSGAYQGRVLSMISHLKSPMRVLELGTFTGYSALCMAEGMPAGSELITIDINEELEDLAGRYFTRFCESVNNKITITQKIGAALEIIPMLDGKFDLVFIDADKPNYINYFHAIMEKVNPGALILSDNVLWHGKVVEEVSPKDNSTPILLEFNKLLKEDPRLQTVLFSIRDGLTLSRVL from the coding sequence ATGTACTTTCTACCTCACGACCTCGACGAGTATATTGTTTCTCATTCACAAGATGAACCTCAAATTTTAAAGGATTTGACTAGAGAAACACATCAAAAGGTATTACAAGCAATCATGTTATCTGGCGCATATCAAGGTCGAGTATTGAGCATGATATCTCATTTAAAATCACCTATGCGAGTATTAGAATTAGGCACTTTCACTGGTTATTCTGCACTATGCATGGCTGAAGGTATGCCGGCTGGCAGTGAACTCATAACTATTGATATTAATGAGGAGCTTGAAGATCTAGCAGGAAGGTATTTTACACGCTTCTGCGAAAGCGTAAATAACAAGATCACTATAACTCAAAAAATAGGGGCAGCATTAGAAATTATACCTATGCTAGACGGTAAATTTGATTTGGTGTTCATAGATGCTGACAAGCCTAATTACATCAATTATTTTCATGCCATCATGGAAAAAGTAAATCCTGGCGCTCTAATACTGTCAGATAATGTATTGTGGCATGGAAAGGTGGTTGAAGAAGTGAGCCCTAAAGACAACTCTACACCTATACTACTAGAGTTTAATAAGTTGTTGAAAGAAGATCCACGACTACAGACTGTCCTTTTTTCTATTAGAGATGGTTTAACTTTAAGTCGAGTGTTGTAA
- a CDS encoding SDR family oxidoreductase has product MEINLHNKTALVCGSSAGIGKATAQQFASAGARVILLARNEDKLKDVLKTLDQSQGQNHDYLVADFSKPDELSDVINAFAKANPIHILINNTGGPAAGWLIDAEVSALESGFTQHIKCNQILAKACFPSMKEAGYGRIINIISTSVKAPIDFLGVSNVIRGAVANWAKTLSNELGPHGITVNNVLPGFTATERLDAIIKGKAQRANHSEDEAAAIMKSYVPVRRFAEADEVANAITFLASEKASYINGINLPVDGGRTKSL; this is encoded by the coding sequence ATGGAGATTAATTTACACAACAAAACGGCATTAGTTTGCGGTAGCAGCGCCGGAATAGGAAAAGCGACAGCGCAACAATTTGCAAGTGCTGGTGCACGAGTAATACTATTAGCTCGTAATGAAGATAAACTTAAGGATGTTTTAAAAACACTAGATCAATCACAAGGTCAAAACCACGATTATCTAGTCGCTGATTTTTCAAAACCAGATGAGTTAAGTGATGTAATAAACGCTTTCGCGAAAGCGAATCCAATACATATCCTTATCAACAACACTGGTGGACCTGCCGCTGGATGGCTTATCGATGCAGAGGTGAGTGCGCTAGAATCAGGATTTACACAACATATAAAATGCAACCAAATTCTGGCTAAAGCTTGTTTCCCTAGCATGAAAGAAGCTGGATATGGACGTATTATCAATATTATTTCCACGAGCGTAAAAGCACCTATCGACTTTCTAGGAGTTTCTAATGTAATACGCGGCGCGGTAGCAAATTGGGCTAAGACTTTATCCAACGAACTAGGACCTCATGGTATTACCGTTAACAATGTACTACCAGGTTTTACAGCGACAGAACGTCTAGACGCTATTATAAAAGGTAAGGCGCAACGTGCAAATCATAGTGAAGATGAAGCTGCAGCCATAATGAAAAGTTATGTCCCAGTAAGAAGATTTGCAGAAGCTGATGAGGTGGCAAATGCCATCACATTTCTAGCCAGTGAAAAAGCTTCTTATATCAATGGTATTAATTTACCTGTGGATGGAGGAAGAACTAAAAGCCTGTAA
- a CDS encoding Sec-independent protein translocase subunit TatA/TatB: MISLPLFISTPELMIVGLVVILVFGSDKLPEIARGIARAMNTVRNATDDIKNEISKTADEHGFTEDVKQITSKIEEVKDQIEETGSIKRRF; this comes from the coding sequence ATGATAAGTTTACCACTTTTTATCAGTACACCAGAGCTTATGATTGTAGGACTGGTGGTTATCTTGGTCTTCGGGTCAGATAAGCTTCCAGAGATTGCTCGTGGAATAGCTCGAGCTATGAATACAGTCCGTAATGCAACAGATGATATTAAGAATGAAATATCTAAAACAGCAGACGAGCATGGCTTTACAGAAGACGTTAAACAAATTACCTCTAAAATTGAAGAAGTAAAAGACCAGATTGAAGAAACTGGCTCTATTAAAAGAAGATTTTAA
- a CDS encoding ABC transporter permease, with protein MLIYLSLLKESFSFAWSALRTNLLRTFLSLLGVTIGIFSIIGVLAAVDSLEQEINDGLSSLDISTIYVLKVSFGPTELERYQYENFPNVSYDEFQMLKRSMEDIEAMTFTMFSAPESIKYEDKIATGVSIVPGTNEFYDLENLKLDQGRFFSESESVSGAPVAVIGYEVAQNLFKNTNPLGKRVRLYGNKFTIIGVISKQGSGLDLGAPKDESAFIPVNFVRKIYGDNNKSRTTALILKPKKGVDQDEFIATLEQKLRNYRGLKNDEISTFFINPLKGFADFLDQVTGTLTIIGLIISGFSMLVGGFGIANIMFVSVKERTNLIGIQKSLGAKNSFILFQFLFEAVILALFGGLFGLLFVWLGTVVANSMVEDFNFILSTKNIILGTSVSAIIGLIAGIIPAITASRLDPVEAIRTGM; from the coding sequence ATGCTCATTTATTTAAGTCTTTTAAAAGAAAGTTTCTCATTTGCATGGAGTGCATTGCGTACTAACTTATTACGCACCTTTCTTTCCTTACTAGGTGTCACCATTGGGATTTTCTCTATTATCGGTGTACTTGCTGCTGTAGATTCTTTAGAACAAGAAATCAACGACGGATTAAGTTCCCTAGACATTTCTACTATTTATGTTTTAAAAGTTTCTTTTGGACCTACTGAACTCGAGCGCTATCAATATGAAAACTTTCCCAACGTTTCTTATGATGAGTTTCAAATGCTTAAACGCAGTATGGAAGACATAGAGGCCATGACTTTTACCATGTTCTCTGCACCAGAAAGCATTAAGTATGAAGATAAAATAGCTACTGGAGTTAGCATCGTACCAGGCACTAATGAATTTTATGATCTAGAAAACCTAAAACTTGATCAAGGTAGATTTTTCAGCGAGAGCGAGAGCGTAAGTGGTGCGCCAGTAGCTGTGATAGGTTATGAAGTAGCACAAAATTTATTTAAAAACACTAATCCATTAGGCAAAAGAGTACGCCTATACGGCAATAAGTTTACAATCATAGGCGTAATCAGTAAACAAGGATCTGGTCTAGATCTAGGCGCACCTAAAGACGAAAGTGCATTTATACCTGTAAATTTTGTTAGAAAAATCTATGGCGATAACAATAAGTCTAGGACGACTGCACTGATATTAAAACCTAAAAAAGGTGTGGATCAAGATGAGTTTATTGCAACACTAGAGCAAAAACTACGTAATTATCGAGGTTTGAAAAATGATGAAATCAGCACCTTTTTTATCAATCCATTAAAAGGTTTTGCAGACTTTCTTGATCAGGTTACAGGAACACTGACTATTATAGGTCTTATCATTTCTGGATTTTCCATGTTAGTTGGTGGATTTGGGATTGCAAACATCATGTTTGTGAGCGTAAAAGAACGTACTAACTTGATTGGTATTCAAAAATCACTGGGCGCAAAAAATAGTTTCATATTATTTCAATTCTTATTTGAAGCTGTGATTTTAGCATTATTTGGTGGTTTATTTGGCCTTCTATTTGTGTGGCTAGGTACTGTCGTCGCAAACTCAATGGTTGAAGACTTTAACTTTATCCTATCAACTAAAAACATCATTCTAGGTACTAGCGTAAGTGCTATTATAGGTCTTATTGCAGGAATTATTCCCGCAATAACTGCGTCTCGCTTAGATCCAGTAGAGGCGATACGTACAGGAATGTAA
- a CDS encoding phosphatase PAP2 family protein, which yields MWEWLVELDQQIFRYINGSYLSRFDAFWLFVTRLETWLPLYITFFILLIVKLPKRLNYIASLTVIIATLTAIGITDLVKNAVARLRPNNEPILLDSINILQRPENFSFWSGHTAVSVTVSLLMYLILSKYKKSKMWLLFFIWPLLFATSRIFVGVHYPLDVLVGALVGLFLGVTFYKLLMALFNRLQHST from the coding sequence ATGTGGGAATGGCTTGTTGAATTAGACCAGCAAATTTTCAGGTATATTAACGGTTCTTACCTCAGTCGATTTGATGCCTTCTGGCTTTTTGTGACAAGATTAGAAACTTGGTTGCCGCTATACATTACTTTTTTTATTTTACTTATTGTAAAACTACCTAAGCGGTTAAACTACATAGCTTCACTAACAGTTATTATAGCTACCCTTACTGCAATAGGCATAACAGACCTTGTTAAAAATGCTGTTGCTAGGTTAAGACCTAATAACGAGCCTATTTTACTGGATAGTATTAATATTTTACAGCGACCAGAGAATTTTAGCTTCTGGTCTGGACATACTGCAGTAAGCGTGACGGTAAGTTTACTTATGTATTTGATATTGTCAAAATATAAGAAGTCCAAGATGTGGTTATTGTTTTTTATATGGCCTTTACTGTTTGCCACATCGCGTATTTTTGTAGGTGTGCACTATCCATTAGATGTGCTTGTAGGCGCTCTTGTAGGATTGTTTTTGGGAGTTACTTTTTATAAATTGTTGATGGCTTTATTTAATCGATTACAACACTCGACTTAA
- a CDS encoding rod shape-determining protein, whose amino-acid sequence MGFFDFLTEDIAIDLGTANTLIVHNGKVVVDSPSIVARDRSTGKIIAVGKEAAMMQGKTHENIKTIRPLKDGVIADFDASEKMISMFIKEIPALKKKLFTPSLRMVICIPSGITEVEMRAVKDSAERVNGKEVYLIHEPMAAAIGIGVDIMQPKGNMIVDIGGGTTEIAVIALGGIVCDKSVKIAGDVFTNDIVYYMRTQHNLYVGERTAEKIKIQIGAATEDLEVPPEEMSVQGRDLLTGKPKEVKIGYREIAKALDKSILRVEDAVMETLSQTPPELAADIYNTGIYLAGGGSMLRGLDKRLSQKTDLPVYIAEDPLRAVVRGTGLTLKNLERYKSVLAK is encoded by the coding sequence ATGGGATTTTTTGATTTTCTAACAGAAGATATTGCTATTGACTTAGGTACAGCAAATACTCTTATAGTCCACAACGGTAAAGTAGTTGTAGACAGTCCATCCATTGTTGCACGCGATCGTTCTACTGGTAAAATAATAGCAGTAGGTAAAGAAGCTGCTATGATGCAAGGTAAGACGCATGAAAACATTAAAACCATCCGACCATTAAAAGATGGTGTTATTGCAGATTTTGATGCTAGTGAGAAGATGATCTCTATGTTTATCAAAGAAATTCCTGCTTTAAAGAAGAAGCTTTTTACACCATCGTTGCGTATGGTGATATGTATTCCATCTGGAATTACAGAGGTGGAAATGCGAGCGGTTAAGGATAGTGCTGAGCGTGTGAATGGTAAAGAGGTTTATCTAATCCATGAACCTATGGCAGCTGCGATAGGTATAGGTGTAGATATCATGCAACCTAAAGGAAATATGATTGTGGATATAGGTGGTGGAACTACTGAGATTGCAGTTATCGCTTTAGGTGGAATAGTTTGTGATAAGTCTGTAAAAATTGCAGGTGATGTGTTTACTAACGACATCGTTTATTACATGCGTACACAACATAACTTATATGTAGGTGAGCGTACTGCTGAGAAAATTAAAATACAAATAGGTGCCGCCACTGAAGACCTAGAAGTGCCACCAGAAGAAATGAGCGTTCAAGGGCGTGACTTACTTACTGGTAAGCCTAAAGAAGTTAAGATAGGTTATAGAGAAATTGCAAAAGCGTTAGATAAATCTATTTTACGTGTTGAAGATGCAGTAATGGAAACTTTATCGCAAACACCGCCTGAACTAGCTGCTGATATTTATAATACTGGTATCTATCTTGCTGGTGGTGGATCTATGTTGCGTGGACTAGACAAGCGTCTTTCTCAAAAAACAGATTTACCAGTTTATATTGCAGAGGATCCTTTAAGAGCGGTAGTACGTGGAACAGGATTAACTCTTAAAAACCTTGAGCGTTATAAAAGTGTACTAGCTAAATAA
- the mreC gene encoding rod shape-determining protein MreC has translation MQQIINFLIKYRNLLLYLSLLLIALVFTVQSHSYHRNSFVHSTGNITGSFLNSRNGIYEYLNLKDENDRLRKENALLRMKALVTADTLLGDETTFLFADDIPYRVFPSRVIKNGYSKRDNFITLDIGREQGVEPDMGVITTDGILGIIDISSSRFSRVISILNSEVSLNAQIKGSNVIGSLTWDGSDPYVMSLVDVPRLAKVTKGDTIVTGKQSTTFPPDILIGTIKDAQLVENGSRYKIDVALFNDMTDVGTAYVIKSRDVKPLHVIDTLTISSNE, from the coding sequence ATGCAGCAAATTATCAATTTTCTGATCAAGTACAGAAACTTGCTGCTCTACCTGAGCTTATTGTTGATTGCACTTGTTTTTACCGTTCAATCGCATAGTTATCATCGCAATTCTTTTGTTCATTCTACCGGAAATATAACCGGTTCTTTCTTAAATTCTCGTAATGGTATTTATGAATATTTAAACCTGAAAGATGAGAATGATAGATTGCGTAAAGAAAATGCATTGTTGCGCATGAAAGCACTTGTCACAGCAGATACGCTATTAGGTGATGAGACTACTTTTTTATTTGCAGATGATATACCTTACCGTGTGTTTCCTTCTCGAGTGATTAAAAATGGTTATTCAAAAAGAGATAATTTTATCACGTTAGATATAGGTAGAGAGCAAGGTGTTGAACCTGATATGGGTGTGATTACCACAGATGGCATATTGGGAATCATAGATATATCTAGTAGTCGTTTTTCGCGAGTCATATCTATATTAAATTCTGAGGTGTCATTAAACGCACAAATTAAAGGTAGTAATGTTATAGGCTCACTAACTTGGGATGGTAGTGATCCTTATGTGATGTCACTGGTAGATGTGCCTAGACTTGCAAAGGTTACAAAAGGTGATACTATAGTTACTGGTAAACAGAGTACCACATTCCCACCAGATATTTTAATAGGAACTATAAAAGACGCACAATTAGTCGAAAATGGAAGCCGCTATAAAATTGATGTCGCTCTATTTAATGATATGACTGATGTAGGAACTGCTTATGTCATAAAAAGCCGTGATGTTAAACCATTGCATGTTATTGATACATTAACTATTTCAAGTAATGAATAG
- the mrdA gene encoding penicillin-binding protein 2: MRRLLFFFLVTVVGLTLIGRVFYLQIIKGDSYKLKSELNAVKSIYDIPERGFIYDRDGDLMVANQVAYDIMMIPKEVKQFDTLQLCALLQMDKTRLKSKMQDAKDWSWQKGSVIVPQLTQEEYAPLQEKLRKFPGFYAQKRSLRKYMVDHSASVLGYIREVSPEKIKKDPRYQSGDLSGKAGIELQYEHELRGKKGVKHFIRDHYGRAIESYENGRYDTIPNSGLDLTVTLDNDLQAYAELLMKNKRGGIVAIEPQTGEILTLVTAPYYDPALLMGRDRSKNSVLIFNDTVKKPGVNRALQAEYAPGSPFKVINALVGLQEGVITTTEKLRCNHGYDYGGRKPLGCHSHQSPLALNTGIAESCNAYFAQVYRRIIEKGDTPEEGMDNWNKHVTSFGLGDYLGYDLPVGRAGLIPDGKYYSSRYKYKWYAPTTISNAIGQGEVITTPIQLANMTAAIANRGYFYRPHIIKAIDGVPIDNPDYTVKNYTTVESRHFEPVVEGMTAVYKTGTAKYAQIPGIEICGKTGTVENFVKIDGKRTQLTDHSVFIAFAPKDNPQIAIAVFVENGYWGSRYAAKIASLLIEKHIKGEITRKDLEEYLLTHSLEYEYQKQYSGEPFEINPKVDQGLIKPESNTLNP; this comes from the coding sequence ATGAGAAGACTTTTATTCTTTTTTTTAGTAACAGTAGTAGGGCTTACTCTTATAGGTAGGGTTTTTTATCTACAAATAATTAAAGGAGATTCATATAAGCTTAAATCTGAATTAAATGCTGTTAAAAGCATCTATGACATCCCAGAACGTGGCTTTATTTATGATCGCGATGGTGATTTAATGGTGGCTAACCAAGTCGCCTATGATATCATGATGATACCTAAGGAAGTTAAACAATTTGACACCTTACAGTTGTGTGCATTATTGCAAATGGATAAGACTAGATTAAAGTCTAAAATGCAAGATGCAAAAGACTGGTCATGGCAAAAAGGTAGTGTAATCGTTCCACAACTGACACAAGAAGAGTATGCACCTTTACAAGAAAAGCTACGTAAGTTTCCAGGATTCTATGCTCAGAAAAGATCTTTACGCAAATACATGGTTGATCACAGTGCTAGTGTATTGGGTTATATTCGAGAGGTGAGTCCTGAAAAAATAAAAAAAGATCCTAGATATCAATCGGGTGATTTATCTGGTAAAGCTGGTATTGAACTTCAATATGAGCATGAACTACGTGGGAAAAAAGGAGTGAAACACTTTATAAGAGATCACTATGGTCGCGCTATAGAGTCCTATGAGAATGGAAGGTATGATACCATTCCTAACTCTGGGCTTGATTTAACAGTAACATTAGATAATGACCTACAGGCATATGCAGAGTTGTTGATGAAAAATAAACGTGGTGGAATAGTTGCTATAGAACCGCAAACCGGTGAAATACTTACTTTAGTAACAGCCCCATACTATGATCCAGCGTTGTTAATGGGACGTGATCGCTCTAAAAATTCAGTGCTTATTTTTAATGATACTGTTAAAAAACCTGGCGTTAATAGAGCTCTTCAAGCAGAGTATGCTCCTGGCTCACCATTTAAAGTTATTAATGCATTAGTAGGTCTTCAAGAAGGTGTTATTACAACAACAGAAAAACTAAGATGCAATCATGGTTATGATTATGGTGGTCGTAAACCACTGGGATGTCATAGTCACCAATCACCGCTAGCTTTAAATACCGGTATTGCCGAATCTTGTAATGCTTATTTTGCACAAGTCTACAGACGTATTATTGAAAAAGGCGATACTCCAGAAGAAGGAATGGATAACTGGAATAAGCATGTTACTAGTTTTGGTTTAGGGGACTACTTAGGTTATGATTTGCCTGTAGGACGAGCTGGATTAATACCAGATGGTAAATATTATTCTAGCAGGTATAAGTATAAATGGTATGCGCCTACTACTATTTCAAATGCCATAGGTCAAGGAGAAGTTATAACGACACCTATCCAACTCGCAAACATGACAGCGGCTATAGCAAATCGCGGTTATTTTTATAGACCACATATCATTAAAGCAATTGATGGAGTACCCATAGATAATCCAGATTATACGGTAAAAAATTACACCACAGTTGAATCTCGTCATTTTGAACCTGTAGTAGAAGGAATGACAGCCGTTTATAAAACTGGAACAGCAAAATATGCCCAAATTCCTGGAATAGAAATTTGTGGTAAAACGGGAACTGTAGAGAACTTTGTTAAGATTGATGGTAAACGTACTCAACTTACAGATCATTCTGTTTTTATAGCCTTTGCACCTAAGGATAATCCTCAAATCGCGATAGCAGTTTTTGTGGAAAATGGTTATTGGGGTTCTCGATATGCTGCAAAAATTGCAAGTCTTTTGATTGAAAAGCATATTAAAGGAGAAATAACTCGCAAGGACTTAGAAGAATATTTACTTACTCATAGTCTAGAATATGAGTATCAAAAACAATATAGTGGCGAGCCATTTGAAATAAACCCTAAAGTTGATCAAGGTCTTATTAAACCAGAATCTAATACTCTAAATCCATAA
- the purH gene encoding bifunctional phosphoribosylaminoimidazolecarboxamide formyltransferase/IMP cyclohydrolase, with amino-acid sequence MSNITAKSALISVFHKDGLEPIVKKMNDLGIAIYSTGGTEKFINDLGIPVIPVENVTSYPSILGGRVKTLHPKVFGGILNRRDHEGDVAQLAEYDIPQIDIVIVDLYPFEKTVASGAPEQDIIEKIDIGGISLIRAAAKNFKDTLCVSTMDDYGKLLNVLEEGNGTTTVDQRKEFAATAFDISSHYDSAIYNYFAGDSVNKSLKMSQQDVMPLRYGENPHQRGWFYGDFESMFTKLHGKALSYNNLLDVDAAVNLMSEFVDDAPTFAVFKHNNACGVAQRDTIHQAYVDALAGDPVSAFGGILISNVAIDVPTANEIHKLFCEVVIAPSFEPEALEILKGKKNRIMLELVGDALSRKRNTNALEVRASLNGYLVQDANLKTDTKEDLKTATELAPTEAQIEDLLFASKLCKHTKSNTIVLAKNKQLCASGTGQTSRVDALNQAIHKAQSFKFDLQGAVMASDAFFPFPDCVEIADHAGIKAVIQPGGSIKDELSIDYCNKNDIAMVFTGTRHFKH; translated from the coding sequence ATGAGCAACATCACCGCAAAATCTGCATTAATTTCTGTTTTTCATAAAGACGGATTAGAACCTATTGTTAAGAAAATGAACGATTTAGGAATCGCTATTTATTCTACAGGAGGAACTGAGAAATTTATTAACGACTTAGGGATACCTGTGATTCCAGTAGAGAATGTAACGTCATATCCATCCATTTTAGGTGGTCGTGTTAAAACTTTACATCCTAAGGTATTTGGAGGTATTTTAAATCGTCGTGATCATGAAGGTGATGTGGCTCAACTTGCAGAGTATGATATACCGCAAATTGATATTGTTATAGTCGATTTGTATCCTTTTGAAAAGACGGTAGCTAGTGGAGCACCAGAACAAGATATTATTGAAAAAATTGACATAGGTGGTATTTCACTTATACGCGCAGCTGCAAAAAACTTTAAAGACACACTTTGTGTATCTACCATGGATGATTATGGTAAGTTGTTAAACGTGCTAGAAGAAGGAAATGGAACAACAACTGTAGATCAGCGCAAAGAATTTGCCGCGACTGCCTTTGATATTTCTTCTCATTATGACAGTGCGATATATAATTATTTTGCTGGTGATTCTGTGAATAAGTCTCTTAAAATGAGTCAACAAGATGTCATGCCATTGCGTTATGGAGAAAATCCTCATCAACGTGGCTGGTTCTATGGTGATTTTGAAAGTATGTTTACTAAATTACATGGTAAGGCGCTTTCTTATAACAATTTACTAGATGTAGATGCCGCTGTTAATTTGATGAGTGAGTTTGTTGACGACGCTCCTACATTTGCTGTGTTTAAACACAATAATGCGTGTGGTGTGGCTCAAAGAGATACGATTCACCAGGCTTATGTTGATGCGCTAGCTGGAGATCCTGTATCTGCTTTTGGAGGGATTTTAATTTCAAATGTAGCGATTGATGTTCCCACGGCAAATGAGATTCACAAACTTTTTTGTGAGGTAGTGATTGCGCCATCGTTCGAGCCAGAAGCACTTGAGATTTTAAAAGGTAAGAAAAATAGAATCATGCTAGAGCTTGTTGGTGATGCGCTTTCGCGAAAGCGTAATACTAACGCTCTAGAAGTAAGAGCTAGTTTAAATGGTTATCTAGTCCAAGATGCTAATTTAAAAACGGATACTAAGGAAGATTTAAAGACGGCGACTGAGTTAGCTCCTACGGAAGCACAAATAGAAGATTTATTATTTGCTTCAAAGCTTTGTAAACATACTAAGTCTAATACCATCGTACTGGCAAAGAATAAACAATTGTGTGCTAGTGGAACTGGACAGACTTCACGTGTTGATGCCTTAAATCAGGCAATCCATAAAGCACAATCTTTTAAATTTGATTTGCAAGGTGCTGTTATGGCAAGTGATGCTTTTTTCCCTTTTCCAGACTGTGTAGAAATTGCAGATCATGCAGGTATTAAAGCTGTGATACAGCCAGGTGGATCTATAAAAGATGAATTATCGATAGATTATTGCAATAAAAATGATATTGCGATGGTTTTCACTGGTACAAGACACTTTAAACACTAA